The genomic region CGGCTATACCTCAGTCTTGTTTCCAGAACCAGTGCCCGCCACAGCCGAGAATATCGAGCAGGCCAAAGCCGTGCTGGACCGACAGGTTGGCGGTGGCGGGACGGAAATGATGCCGGCCATCCGAGCCGCGTTGGCACCCTCTGACGAGCAGGATCACCTGCGAATTGTATGCTTTATGACCGATGGCTATGTGGGCAACGAATTTGAAATCCTGGGTGAAATTCAACTGCACCCAAATGCCCGTGTTTTTTCTTTTGGAGTTGGCGAAGGAGTCAATCGGTTTTTGCTCGACACGATGGCACTCGAAGGCGGAGGCGAAGCTGAATATGTCCAGCTTGCTGCAGATGCGGGAAAAGTTGCATCCAGGTTTTATGAGCGGGTGCGAAACCCACTCCTGACAGATATGTGGATTGATTGGGGCGGGCTTGGAGTTCAACAGGTTTTCCCGATGCGAATTCCAGATTTGTTTTCAGCCAAACCCGTGATTATCGCCGGGCGATATGCCCAACCAGGCGCTGAAGTGATTCACCTGCATGGAAAACTGGGCGGTCGTCCATTTGTCCGGGCCATCAAGGTTGAATTCCCAGAACGCAATTCAGACCATGAGGTGTTAAGGACACTTTGGGCCCGCAAAGCGCTCGATCATCTCCAGTCAGAGGCGTTTGGACAACCCCAATGGTATGACTCATCAGAACCAAAAAACAAAGAAGCCATTGTTCAACTGGGGCTTACCTACCGCCTCATGACCCAATACACCGCCTTTGTCGCAGTTGAAGAAACTCCCCGGTTTGAAAATCAAATGCCGTTGACTCAAATGGTGCCTGTGGCTGGCCCAGAAGGAACCGCATTTGCAAATACCTCGACAGGATCCTCTTCTGGAGAAGCCGCTCCTGAAGATTTTTCAATGTTGGGAATGGTCAAGAAAGTCAGTCTGGAGTTCATCAGTTTGATCCTGGGTCTGTTTCTGGCCGCAAGTTTCTGCCTGGCGATTGGCGTCGAACGCTGGCTCACCTGCTACACTGCCCGGAATCAAAACCAGCGTTTGAAAAAACGTCTGAATCAACGACCCAAAAACCGCGACCCACGTCACCTCCTTGAAACGATTGCTGCCTTTCCGAAAAGCACAACTGGCCAGGTTCTGACCGCCGGGCTGATGGAAATGCGGCAACCAGAATTTGTAAATCTTTCCAGGTATGCTCAGGTTGAGGTTGTTCAAAATCGAATTCGCCAGGCGCAAATCCAGCGGACACAACGCTTACGACAAGGACTCAGGGAATTATCAACCACTGGGTGGCTGGTCATTCTGGCGGGATGTGCTGGCGGGATATATTTTGGTTATCGAACAGTACTCTATATCTTCTTTACCAAATACACCTGCGCCTTCAGTCTCGGCGAGCTTTCAGAACAACTGCTTCCAATCCCGTTTGGTTTCCTGGTTGGTATTGCCGCGCTTTGGATGTACACATGGTTGAATGCCAATGTCGAGCGGCACGTTCTTGAAACCGAAACTTCGGTGGCTGAAGTGATGAAAGATATTCAAGCGGCAGGTGCCGCCAACCAGACGACCGATGCTGTGGCGGAAGTCCTTGCCGCAGATTAAATACAAGTTGGAAGCACCTGACCTTCTGGCTTATGCTGGCGCGCTTTCTTTCTGGCGCGCCAGTATTTTTTGGAGGTTCAACACTTCTTATGCTTGTCCGAATTATAGAATTTCAGATAAAGAAACCACGGAATACACGGAACACACAGAAAATAAATCCAGATTCTTCAATAGTTTATAAAACTTCAAAAAATAAAAACTCAGGAAATATTTATCTAAAAAGCTATATCATTGTCTGGTTGCTCAGCCTGGGTTTGGTTTGCTCTGGGGCCTGTCGGCGGCACAGGGCTGGAACCAGTTCCACCAATCGGGCCGAGCGCCACGAACTGGTCACAGCCATCATCTCCGCGCCACTGACGTTTGATCCGCGTGGACTGACCTCGGCAGATACCGCCCACGTGCAGCAACTGTTGTTTCGAACGCTCCTCAAGAAAAGTCACACCTATGGCCTCGAAGCCGATTTGGCCGAAACGTGGGAAATGGATCCGACGGCAGTGCGGCTGGTCGCCAAACTCCGAGCGGGGATCACGTTCCACGACGGACGCCCTTGCCGTGCCCAGGATGTGGCCTATACCTACACCAGCATGCTCGCCGAACATACCGGCAAGGCATCGGCTTTTTCAAAACTGGCTGAGGTCACAGCCCTGGATGAACTGACCGTCGAATTTCGCAATCGTGAACCGAATCCTGGATTACCGGTGGATCTGGTGGCCGTCGGCATTATTCCCGAAGGAAGCAGCCCCACGATTGCCGATCATCCAATCGGAACCGGCCCCTATCAGGTTGACGCCTACCAGCCCTCGCAATGGATCCGACTGAAGTCGTTTGCCGGCAACAGCCAGTCTCCACCAAAACCTCAAATCACACTGACCATTCGCATCTTGCCGGATGCCGCCACCCGCGAACTCGAACTGGCCAGCGGCAGCCTCGACTTTCTGCTTGATGCCGACTTGCAGCCGAGCCAGCTTGAACAATGGAAATCCAATCCAGACTGGAAAGTGACAGTATTCCCTGGCGGTGGTCTGGTTTATCTCTCGCTCAATACTGAAAATCCGCTCCTGAAATCCGTGAAAGCTCGTCAGGCCCTGGCGCTGGCCATCAATCG from Acidobacteriota bacterium harbors:
- a CDS encoding ABC transporter substrate-binding protein, with the translated sequence MVCSGACRRHRAGTSSTNRAERHELVTAIISAPLTFDPRGLTSADTAHVQQLLFRTLLKKSHTYGLEADLAETWEMDPTAVRLVAKLRAGITFHDGRPCRAQDVAYTYTSMLAEHTGKASAFSKLAEVTALDELTVEFRNREPNPGLPVDLVAVGIIPEGSSPTIADHPIGTGPYQVDAYQPSQWIRLKSFAGNSQSPPKPQITLTIRILPDAATRELELASGSLDFLLDADLQPSQLEQWKSNPDWKVTVFPGGGLVYLSLNTENPLLKSVKARQALALAINRPEIINRVLGGNAEPALSPLPPKHWALSPNLMRFDVDRQQATRLWREANGTNPAKLTLLVTADANQRRIGEILQENWRHIGVQIELHSVETALYFERLRYGDYAIALAKLTGGNQFVTIFKGAFHSRAIHVRGNADTGELNYARYRNPDVDALIDQAQQSPFSMDQATEASKYLAVQEKIVQEAPWIFLWHPSHVLVARTTLDGFEFPPGGGGEVYARAHYR
- a CDS encoding VWA domain-containing protein → MRRTGQVCLLVGFMTLLIAGILWQCQSTVYADGAINPGSGMLMVLDSNGQIASDCPLRKTEVSATISGPITRVNVTQIFYNPNNHPIEAIYLFPLSNHAAVDGMTIHIGTRRIVGKINRREEAERIYQAARQSGRTAALLTQERPNVFTQSVANIGPKEVIRVEITYAETLSYENGQYQFVFPTVVGPRYQPVSSSQPALSQPPVTTRPGHTLSISVTIDAGKPVQHVVSTSHAIRTTTTSDHSKSTVQLQQINEIPNRDFILTYQVAETEISDVLLTHCENNDGYFTFLLHPPHQAREADISPKEIVFVVDTSGSMSGPPLEKAKECIFHSLAHLNPRDTFNLITFAGYTSVLFPEPVPATAENIEQAKAVLDRQVGGGGTEMMPAIRAALAPSDEQDHLRIVCFMTDGYVGNEFEILGEIQLHPNARVFSFGVGEGVNRFLLDTMALEGGGEAEYVQLAADAGKVASRFYERVRNPLLTDMWIDWGGLGVQQVFPMRIPDLFSAKPVIIAGRYAQPGAEVIHLHGKLGGRPFVRAIKVEFPERNSDHEVLRTLWARKALDHLQSEAFGQPQWYDSSEPKNKEAIVQLGLTYRLMTQYTAFVAVEETPRFENQMPLTQMVPVAGPEGTAFANTSTGSSSGEAAPEDFSMLGMVKKVSLEFISLILGLFLAASFCLAIGVERWLTCYTARNQNQRLKKRLNQRPKNRDPRHLLETIAAFPKSTTGQVLTAGLMEMRQPEFVNLSRYAQVEVVQNRIRQAQIQRTQRLRQGLRELSTTGWLVILAGCAGGIYFGYRTVLYIFFTKYTCAFSLGELSEQLLPIPFGFLVGIAALWMYTWLNANVERHVLETETSVAEVMKDIQAAGAANQTTDAVAEVLAAD